In Aquiflexum balticum DSM 16537, a single genomic region encodes these proteins:
- a CDS encoding DUF6090 family protein yields the protein MISFFRIIRQKLLQENRITRYLAYAIGEIFLVVIGILIALQVNNYREAQQTKSRETAFLHGLRSDLLLNLDELHRSIDRYSRAGRSAEVMISYFEGAPITNTDSLNFHTMEVLYWDPFIRNNSTLREMISSGSLGILSDDSLKNELLRMELSYDKIDGDQEHLRYDYQEYLYGPFFRTGDVGQAYNDYMAILGGVEQATKNTRNADVIKVLLNDPAYKNGFFLCLLNAKNLISNLEEMVISTQRSLARIDTQLNKTDTL from the coding sequence ATGATTTCTTTCTTTCGCATAATCCGCCAAAAACTCCTGCAAGAGAATCGGATCACAAGGTACCTGGCCTACGCCATCGGCGAAATTTTCCTCGTCGTGATCGGGATACTGATTGCCTTGCAGGTGAATAACTACCGGGAAGCTCAGCAAACCAAATCTCGAGAGACGGCTTTTCTCCATGGTTTGCGGTCAGACCTCTTACTCAACCTCGATGAACTGCACCGTAGCATCGACCGCTATAGCAGGGCCGGAAGATCAGCCGAGGTGATGATCAGCTATTTTGAAGGTGCGCCTATTACCAATACGGATTCTCTGAATTTCCACACCATGGAAGTGTTGTATTGGGATCCATTTATCCGAAATAACAGTACCCTCAGGGAAATGATCAGTTCGGGGAGCCTCGGCATCCTATCGGATGACAGTTTGAAAAATGAACTGCTGCGCATGGAACTCAGCTATGACAAAATCGACGGTGATCAGGAGCATTTGCGCTATGATTACCAAGAATACCTCTATGGGCCATTCTTCCGAACCGGGGATGTGGGGCAAGCCTACAATGATTATATGGCCATATTGGGTGGAGTTGAGCAAGCCACGAAAAACACAAGAAATGCGGATGTCATTAAAGTTTTGCTTAACGATCCAGCTTATAAAAATGGTTTTTTTCTTTGCCTTCTCAATGCCAAAAATTTGATCAGTAACTTGGAAGAGATGGTGATTTCCACACAGCGCTCACTGGCAAGAATCGATACACAGCTAAACAAAACTGATACCCTATGA
- a CDS encoding DUF6090 family protein has translation MIKFFRKIRQKLLQQNKVGSYFKYAIGEILLVVIGILIALSINNWNEAQKAKQSERVVLKNLIQDLRADSLAFNDNLDILSKINNLHQALYEIGVKGMDLEIEDPNLIRRLIYYNPIAIKNDPFVADKISNESIRKEINTYSRYLKDLDITYLEYAELLEKRVRVFLANNKVHQLANWFENKDSRIKEGTPFEFVDKAGLFLLSKSPEFQQLLLEVSIKTKNTASNIETVLIQNQNLKELIQKELKLK, from the coding sequence ATGATCAAGTTCTTCCGCAAAATCCGCCAAAAGCTCCTTCAGCAAAACAAGGTAGGCAGTTACTTCAAATACGCCATCGGTGAAATCTTATTGGTCGTGATCGGGATTTTGATTGCTCTGAGTATCAATAATTGGAACGAGGCTCAAAAAGCAAAGCAATCTGAACGGGTAGTTTTAAAAAATCTTATCCAGGATTTAAGGGCAGATTCGCTAGCCTTCAATGATAATCTTGATATTTTAAGTAAAATTAATAACCTACATCAAGCACTTTATGAAATCGGCGTCAAAGGGATGGACTTGGAAATCGAAGATCCCAATCTGATCAGACGACTGATCTATTATAATCCTATAGCGATTAAGAATGATCCTTTTGTTGCTGACAAAATATCAAATGAGTCTATCCGAAAAGAGATAAACACTTACTCCAGGTACTTAAAAGATCTTGATATTACCTATTTAGAATATGCGGAATTGCTGGAAAAAAGAGTTCGGGTATTTTTAGCCAACAATAAAGTCCACCAATTAGCTAACTGGTTTGAAAACAAAGACAGTAGAATTAAAGAAGGAACACCTTTTGAATTTGTCGATAAAGCAGGATTATTCCTCCTCTCCAAATCACCGGAATTCCAACAATTGCTTTTGGAAGTATCCATAAAAACCAAAAATACAGCATCCAATATAGAAACGGTTCTGATCCAAAACCAGAATCTAAAAGAACTGATCCAAAAAGAACTCAAACTCAAATGA
- a CDS encoding DUF6090 family protein has product MISLFRKIRQKLLSQNKVTRYLTYALGEILLVTIGILIALQINTWNESRKEKNYLLKVYAQIRQDLQTDTLNLRLSIEDLEAKNARITEIIERSIPVTYYDTLNESNYAACDKCISDITNLEPFQYLDKGYQLLKAVNTAQNFKEDSLSNAITQFYSKYLPKVDESQILLIDLSKNKLAEYQQYDWFISYADFCRKTYNKDFIL; this is encoded by the coding sequence ATGATTTCACTATTCCGCAAAATCCGGCAAAAGCTACTTTCTCAAAACAAGGTCACCAGATATTTGACCTATGCTTTGGGCGAAATTCTACTTGTTACTATTGGCATTCTGATTGCCCTGCAAATCAATACCTGGAATGAAAGTCGGAAAGAAAAAAACTATCTACTCAAAGTATATGCGCAGATCAGGCAGGACTTACAGACAGATACGCTCAATTTGCGGCTTTCCATAGAGGATTTGGAAGCAAAAAATGCAAGGATTACTGAAATTATTGAGCGCAGCATTCCTGTTACCTATTATGATACACTTAACGAATCCAACTATGCAGCTTGTGATAAGTGCATAAGCGACATTACTAATCTTGAGCCCTTTCAATATTTGGACAAAGGCTATCAATTATTGAAAGCTGTCAATACTGCTCAAAACTTCAAAGAGGATTCGCTTTCCAACGCCATCACCCAATTTTATTCCAAATATCTACCTAAAGTTGACGAATCACAAATCTTACTCATTGACCTTTCCAAAAATAAATTAGCCGAATATCAGCAATATGACTGGTTTATCAGCTATGCAGATTTCTGCCGGAAAACCTATAACAAGGATTTTATTTTGTAA
- a CDS encoding (2Fe-2S)-binding protein, producing MTSLTINGKEYKVDATAGMPLLWVIREQCGLTGTKFGCGIAQCGACTVHLDGQPVRSCITPAISAEGKNITTIEGIAPDKNTLHIVQQAWIEEQTPQCGYCQSGQIMSAVALLNENPSPSDEEIDAAMSGNICRCGMYGRIKSAIKRASAALQSSTSL from the coding sequence ATGACTAGTTTGACTATTAATGGAAAGGAATATAAAGTTGATGCCACGGCTGGCATGCCCTTACTTTGGGTGATCCGCGAACAGTGTGGTTTGACCGGTACAAAGTTTGGATGCGGCATTGCCCAATGTGGTGCCTGTACAGTTCATCTTGATGGCCAACCTGTTCGCTCCTGTATAACACCTGCAATCTCAGCGGAAGGGAAGAACATCACCACCATTGAAGGTATTGCTCCTGATAAAAATACACTTCATATCGTGCAGCAAGCTTGGATTGAGGAACAGACACCCCAATGCGGCTATTGCCAATCCGGACAAATCATGTCTGCAGTAGCCCTATTGAATGAAAATCCCTCTCCAAGCGATGAGGAAATTGATGCTGCCATGTCAGGAAACATTTGCCGCTGCGGCATGTATGGACGCATAAAGTCTGCCATTAAGCGCGCTTCAGCAGCTCTTCAATCTTCCACATCACTCTAA
- a CDS encoding xanthine dehydrogenase family protein molybdopterin-binding subunit: MKKWTRRAFIGAGVLAGGTLVIGIAIRPGNRSSKVAGLIASEGETVMNIWLKIAPDNTVTAIIPHAEMGQGVHTALAMMLADEMDADWSKVKFQEAPADKEYANYTLLKGFIAGNATFPKFIEETIDGVFLTAVKSLNFQITGGSASVRFTGQQAMRIAGAAAKSMLMQAAADTWKVPLEELTAQNSIISHPSSKRSATFAELAPAAAKVNIPTQPKLKSPEEFTLMGTSQPRFDIPAKVTGEAKFGMDVQVPGMKYATIKAAPVFGSTVKSVETKVSSSQQGVKKILNLGEAVAVIADGYWQAKTTLDALPIEFETTENSGLNQEEIMDRYSKAMDTDLAEGNLDTHFKDGDAATALEQAAILVEAEYQLPFLAHATMEPMNCTAWVHDGKCELWCGSQNPLGVRAAAAELLEIDIDQVTVHNQLLGGGFGRRSETDVMKQAILIAKEVDYPVKLIWSREEDTQHDVYREATISRMKAGLDQSGIPIAYAHQFIFKHHPPEAADIPYSIPNQLIQYSSPASHVPWGNWRSVDHSTHGFLTESFIDEIAHAAKQDPFTFRKSLTKDNSRFQRVLDLVYEKSNWGAPLPANWGRGIAIAQSFGSIVAEVAEVEVTIDGKVKVHRVVCAVDPGFVIHPNGFIAQMESGIIYGLAAAMTGEITIENGAVVQSNFHNYPVTRMNEAPKIETHIINSGNPPGGAGEPSTPVIAPALTNAIFDATGIRIRQLPISKNDLRASIRQTT, from the coding sequence ATGAAAAAATGGACTAGACGCGCATTTATTGGAGCTGGGGTTTTGGCGGGGGGAACTTTGGTGATTGGAATAGCCATCCGACCGGGAAACCGCTCCTCCAAAGTTGCAGGTTTGATTGCATCTGAAGGAGAAACAGTCATGAATATTTGGCTCAAAATCGCTCCGGATAATACGGTCACGGCCATCATTCCTCATGCCGAAATGGGACAGGGCGTGCATACCGCATTGGCAATGATGCTCGCTGATGAAATGGATGCTGATTGGTCTAAAGTAAAGTTTCAGGAAGCTCCCGCTGATAAAGAATATGCCAATTACACCTTATTGAAAGGTTTTATCGCAGGCAATGCAACTTTCCCAAAGTTTATAGAAGAAACGATCGATGGGGTTTTTCTCACTGCCGTCAAATCCCTGAATTTCCAGATTACAGGAGGAAGTGCTTCGGTGAGGTTTACCGGTCAGCAGGCCATGCGGATCGCAGGAGCTGCAGCCAAATCCATGCTGATGCAGGCCGCAGCAGATACCTGGAAGGTCCCGTTAGAGGAGCTCACTGCCCAAAACAGTATCATAAGTCATCCAAGCAGTAAGCGCAGTGCCACTTTTGCAGAGCTCGCGCCTGCAGCAGCCAAGGTCAATATACCCACCCAACCAAAGCTAAAATCACCCGAAGAGTTTACCCTCATGGGGACTTCCCAGCCACGATTTGATATTCCCGCCAAGGTGACCGGAGAAGCAAAGTTTGGAATGGATGTGCAGGTACCCGGAATGAAATATGCCACGATCAAGGCAGCCCCGGTTTTTGGAAGTACAGTAAAATCTGTGGAAACCAAAGTCTCTTCAAGCCAACAGGGAGTAAAAAAGATTTTAAACTTGGGAGAGGCAGTGGCTGTCATCGCTGATGGTTATTGGCAGGCAAAAACTACATTAGATGCACTTCCCATTGAATTTGAAACCACAGAAAATAGTGGCCTGAATCAGGAAGAAATCATGGATCGGTATAGCAAGGCCATGGATACTGATTTGGCGGAAGGAAATCTGGATACACATTTCAAAGACGGAGACGCAGCAACCGCCTTGGAACAGGCAGCTATCCTTGTCGAGGCAGAATACCAACTTCCGTTTTTGGCCCACGCCACCATGGAACCTATGAACTGCACTGCATGGGTGCACGATGGAAAATGTGAGCTATGGTGTGGAAGTCAGAACCCCCTTGGAGTCCGAGCTGCCGCTGCAGAACTCCTTGAAATAGATATTGATCAAGTGACTGTCCACAATCAACTCCTGGGCGGAGGATTTGGAAGACGCTCCGAAACAGATGTGATGAAGCAGGCGATATTGATCGCCAAGGAAGTGGACTACCCAGTCAAATTAATCTGGTCCAGAGAAGAAGATACGCAGCACGATGTCTATCGGGAGGCAACCATCAGTCGGATGAAGGCAGGCTTGGATCAATCGGGAATTCCCATTGCTTACGCCCATCAGTTTATATTCAAGCATCATCCTCCGGAGGCGGCGGATATTCCTTATTCGATTCCCAATCAACTGATTCAATATTCCAGTCCTGCCTCCCATGTTCCTTGGGGTAACTGGAGGAGTGTCGACCATTCCACACATGGGTTTTTGACAGAATCCTTCATAGATGAAATCGCCCATGCGGCAAAGCAGGATCCTTTTACCTTCAGAAAAAGTCTTACAAAGGATAATTCAAGGTTCCAACGGGTTCTGGACTTGGTTTACGAAAAGTCAAATTGGGGTGCACCGCTTCCTGCCAACTGGGGCAGAGGCATCGCCATTGCCCAGTCTTTTGGATCTATTGTGGCTGAGGTAGCAGAAGTGGAAGTAACCATCGATGGAAAGGTGAAAGTGCATCGCGTGGTCTGTGCAGTTGATCCGGGCTTTGTCATTCACCCAAATGGATTCATCGCCCAAATGGAAAGTGGAATAATCTACGGATTGGCAGCTGCTATGACTGGGGAGATTACCATAGAAAACGGGGCAGTGGTGCAAAGTAATTTCCATAATTACCCCGTTACCCGAATGAATGAAGCGCCAAAAATTGAAACGCATATCATCAATTCCGGAAACCCTCCCGGAGGGGCGGGCGAACCCAGTACGCCTGTTATAGCCCCGGCCCTGACCAATGCCATTTTTGATGCTACCGGAATCCGGATACGACAACTTCCTATTTCCAAAAACGATCTGAGAGCATCGATCCGGCAAACGACCTAA
- a CDS encoding DUF6090 family protein, translating into MISLFRKIRQKLLSQNRFTRYLVYAIGEIFLVVIGILIALQINTWNENRKYRNQEADFYSDILSDLDKDLEKLDFLTEFHRNRIEILSTLLTYLRNPADKMGAEKFGILIEPLYYSEAATSYSTAFESAKSSGAFSNFRQKETLKFLNQYYADFEKVRIIMTSITDFINDRFEPVMATIPSYHVSINSGKMVMAEKGNSKFYELLDSIKDNRIIKSDHEKVLYDPRFEAFVIGDLGRCFNLISRIETRKENLLLLKAQLAANQ; encoded by the coding sequence ATGATCTCACTCTTCCGCAAAATCCGCCAAAAGCTCCTCTCGCAGAATCGGTTCACCCGATACCTCGTCTATGCCATCGGCGAAATTTTCCTCGTTGTAATCGGTATCCTCATTGCCCTCCAAATCAACACCTGGAACGAAAACCGGAAGTACCGGAATCAGGAGGCAGACTTTTACTCAGACATCTTAAGTGACCTGGACAAAGACCTTGAAAAGTTGGATTTTCTAACTGAATTTCACCGGAATCGAATTGAGATTTTATCCACCTTATTGACTTACCTGAGAAATCCGGCTGATAAAATGGGAGCTGAAAAGTTCGGAATATTGATAGAGCCGCTTTATTATTCAGAGGCTGCTACGAGCTATTCCACTGCCTTTGAATCTGCAAAATCCTCAGGAGCATTCAGTAATTTCAGGCAAAAAGAAACCCTTAAATTTCTCAATCAATACTATGCTGATTTTGAAAAAGTCAGAATAATTATGACCTCCATTACCGATTTCATCAATGACAGATTTGAGCCTGTCATGGCTACTATTCCTTCTTATCATGTTTCCATTAATTCGGGCAAGATGGTGATGGCAGAAAAAGGGAATTCAAAATTCTATGAGCTGCTTGATTCCATCAAGGACAACCGAATAATCAAAAGTGACCATGAAAAGGTGTTATATGATCCCCGTTTCGAAGCATTTGTCATTGGGGATTTGGGACGATGCTTCAACCTTATATCAAGAATAGAAACCCGAAAGGAAAATCTCCTTTTGCTGAAAGCGCAACTGGCAGCCAATCAATGA
- a CDS encoding amidase translates to MTQLQINFPKKPTLWIITLITFLGCNTPNKEAIDLSELTVSEIHSAYQSGKFNSQQLVQAYLDRIEEMDNNINSISMVNPNAMEMAKALDKEFQETKTLRPLHGIPLIVKDNINTKGLPTTAGSLALQDFYPEEDAFIIKKLVAAGAIVLAKSNMAEWAFSPMHSESSTVGITRNPYNLDYVPAGSSGGTGASMASNFGTIGLGTDTGNSIRGPSSHNALVGFRTTLGLVSREGIVPLYLRNDVVGPMCRTVEDAVKVLEVIAGYDPQDSLTRYSEGKIPSNYTQYLEREGLKGARIGVLRNLVENNPDDEVYALFEKALFDMEEQGAEIIENVAIADFEKLSEDQWCPTFRLDLEDFLKTYVKRDTVQTLEDIMRIGSKSAYTRDRMERLSSNTLRRENPDIPCGDTYTDIRRVAFREAIENKMDELQLDALVYPSWNNKPARIAFFEEEYKGDNSQIVSPHTGQPAFTVPMGYTSENLPAGIQFLGRMFDEPVLIKLTYSYEQATMHRKSPN, encoded by the coding sequence ATGACACAACTCCAAATAAATTTTCCCAAAAAACCCACCCTCTGGATAATTACCCTTATTACATTCTTAGGATGCAACACCCCAAATAAGGAAGCTATTGACCTTTCAGAACTCACTGTTTCAGAAATCCATTCAGCCTATCAAAGCGGGAAATTCAACAGCCAACAATTGGTACAGGCTTATTTGGATAGGATAGAAGAGATGGACAATAATATCAATTCCATCAGCATGGTAAATCCCAATGCTATGGAAATGGCAAAAGCCTTGGATAAGGAGTTTCAAGAAACAAAAACCCTGCGCCCGCTACATGGTATTCCCCTAATTGTCAAAGATAATATCAATACCAAAGGATTACCTACTACAGCAGGATCTCTGGCTTTGCAGGACTTTTATCCCGAGGAAGATGCCTTTATCATCAAAAAACTGGTAGCTGCCGGAGCGATAGTCTTGGCTAAATCCAATATGGCCGAATGGGCATTCAGTCCCATGCATTCGGAAAGCTCCACGGTGGGGATTACCAGAAATCCTTATAATCTCGATTATGTTCCTGCCGGTTCAAGTGGAGGGACCGGTGCCTCCATGGCTTCAAACTTCGGGACAATTGGCCTAGGTACGGATACCGGCAATTCCATCCGTGGACCATCTTCCCACAATGCATTGGTCGGTTTCCGGACAACCTTGGGTTTGGTCAGCAGAGAAGGAATAGTACCCCTTTATCTTAGAAATGACGTGGTAGGCCCTATGTGCAGAACAGTGGAAGATGCAGTGAAGGTGCTGGAAGTGATTGCAGGATATGATCCCCAGGATTCTTTAACACGGTATTCCGAAGGAAAAATCCCTTCCAATTACACCCAATATCTGGAGAGGGAAGGACTAAAGGGTGCAAGAATTGGGGTTTTGAGAAACCTGGTTGAAAACAATCCTGATGATGAAGTTTATGCTCTTTTCGAAAAAGCGCTGTTTGATATGGAGGAACAGGGGGCTGAAATCATTGAAAATGTGGCAATAGCTGATTTCGAGAAGCTCAGTGAGGATCAATGGTGTCCCACATTTCGTTTGGATTTGGAGGATTTTCTTAAGACTTATGTCAAGAGAGATACGGTCCAAACCTTGGAAGATATCATGCGAATAGGTTCCAAGTCTGCCTATACCAGAGACAGAATGGAGCGCTTGTCATCCAATACACTCCGTCGGGAAAACCCTGACATTCCTTGTGGTGATACCTATACAGATATCAGAAGGGTGGCCTTTAGGGAAGCCATCGAAAATAAAATGGATGAATTGCAATTGGATGCTTTGGTATACCCCTCTTGGAATAACAAACCTGCCCGGATAGCATTTTTTGAAGAGGAATATAAAGGGGATAACAGTCAGATTGTTTCTCCCCATACCGGGCAACCCGCTTTTACCGTTCCCATGGGATATACTTCCGAAAACCTTCCGGCAGGCATACAGTTTTTGGGTAGGATGTTTGATGAACCTGTTTTGATCAAATTGACCTATTCCTATGAACAGGCAACCATGCACCGCAAAAGTCCGAATTGA
- a CDS encoding GNAT family N-acetyltransferase translates to MIQKDILLNEAPHTVVRYHGIPVHAIDFWKRISWGAEGAVYQNLLVEEHIPHIVDPSLLAIETEGQLQATAVFSHVKVHSGPQQYSCHYIRYFATDSAVRGQGLTKRYGHQIMSLVKEQFPGQAMYFALVERGNKASFKSVQRAGYEHTATIKTIGFSRFFPRRSSRIHLCQSSEERRLVLQKLHTFYGEHALVQFNPVFLHNQYYVLKDHSGKIIAGCQYHRCHWRVNKMPGFTGKLLVKTLPYLPLLRRIFNPKSFKFLAFEAIFVETGAEAALAELFEGILQLEKLNTAMYWLDSRDPQFQAWTQRFPLGLIHPFIKSNDVYMMQSFQNFSEAEAQAFKNRPFYASAFDYA, encoded by the coding sequence ATGATCCAAAAAGACATCCTGCTTAATGAAGCACCGCATACTGTGGTGCGCTATCATGGAATACCCGTCCACGCAATTGATTTTTGGAAGCGTATTTCCTGGGGAGCAGAGGGGGCAGTTTATCAAAACCTGCTGGTTGAAGAACATATCCCCCACATCGTGGATCCTTCCTTGCTAGCCATCGAAACCGAAGGTCAACTTCAGGCGACCGCAGTTTTCAGCCATGTTAAAGTCCACTCCGGCCCTCAACAGTACAGTTGTCACTATATAAGGTATTTTGCCACCGACAGTGCCGTCCGAGGACAGGGACTCACCAAACGCTATGGCCACCAAATCATGTCGCTGGTAAAGGAACAATTTCCAGGACAGGCTATGTATTTTGCCTTGGTAGAGCGCGGAAATAAGGCCTCATTCAAGTCGGTACAGCGAGCGGGCTATGAACACACCGCTACCATCAAAACGATCGGTTTCAGCCGTTTTTTCCCCAGGCGTTCCTCTCGTATCCATCTTTGTCAAAGCAGCGAAGAGCGTCGTTTAGTCCTCCAAAAGCTGCATACTTTTTACGGGGAACATGCATTGGTACAATTCAACCCTGTTTTTCTGCACAATCAATATTATGTGTTAAAAGACCATTCCGGAAAAATCATCGCTGGATGCCAATATCACCGTTGCCATTGGCGGGTAAATAAAATGCCGGGCTTTACAGGAAAACTACTAGTAAAAACCCTCCCCTACTTGCCTTTGCTCCGGCGTATATTTAACCCCAAAAGTTTTAAGTTTTTGGCCTTTGAAGCCATTTTTGTGGAAACAGGTGCAGAAGCAGCTCTTGCTGAGTTGTTCGAAGGCATTTTGCAACTTGAAAAACTCAACACAGCCATGTACTGGCTCGATTCCAGAGACCCACAATTCCAGGCCTGGACCCAGCGTTTTCCCTTGGGACTCATCCACCCCTTTATAAAATCGAATGATGTGTATATGATGCAGTCATTCCAAAACTTCAGCGAAGCAGAAGCGCAAGCCTTCAAAAACAGGCCATTTTATGCCTCAGCTTTTGATTATGCCTGA
- a CDS encoding aspartate aminotransferase family protein: MDNKQVFALARKNLVFDASFASAFHTASGVRFQDIEGRSYIDFSSGYGVSNIGWQHPEMIALLQQQAAKSNYAPPWMPTEEAALLAERLVKFVPDSGYKVLRATGGGDANEIILKVLFASQGKGSVLSFYRSYHGGTHAALGMSDIKAFKLPEIRKEYEEHKVEPPYCFRCPLKKDPLTCHTECLQLVEEKLRDNPDIRIFMAEPILGSGGVIVPPKNYFIQLRAICDHYQVILVMDEVLTGNGRTGHWLASEHFSIVPEAFTLAKGLASGYAAIGAAMIKEEYLETYYKYDDVSSSFAWTPMACAAALKNLEILERDNYLENARIQGDYLKTNFEFLLRKKLPEQFGEVRGLGAMLGCEFVDNQRNKNPNPRLGMRVLLGMLKRGCMWCASWDYNVMIALPPLCITKDECDEALNILDASL, from the coding sequence ATGGATAACAAGCAAGTATTTGCTTTGGCTCGAAAAAACCTCGTTTTCGATGCCTCATTCGCTTCCGCATTTCATACAGCATCAGGTGTCCGGTTTCAAGATATTGAAGGAAGATCTTATATTGATTTTTCATCGGGATACGGGGTTTCGAATATCGGGTGGCAGCACCCTGAGATGATTGCTTTGCTACAGCAGCAAGCCGCCAAAAGCAATTATGCCCCTCCTTGGATGCCCACAGAGGAAGCCGCACTTCTCGCAGAAAGGCTGGTAAAGTTTGTACCTGACTCTGGCTATAAAGTCTTGCGTGCTACCGGAGGTGGTGATGCCAATGAAATTATCCTAAAGGTTTTATTTGCAAGTCAGGGAAAGGGGAGTGTATTGTCATTTTACCGCTCCTATCATGGCGGGACACATGCCGCATTGGGTATGAGCGATATTAAAGCCTTCAAACTTCCCGAAATCCGCAAGGAATACGAAGAACACAAAGTTGAACCGCCCTACTGTTTCCGGTGCCCCCTAAAAAAAGATCCCCTGACCTGTCATACCGAGTGTTTACAGCTAGTGGAAGAAAAGCTTCGCGATAATCCAGATATCCGAATTTTTATGGCCGAGCCCATCCTTGGTAGCGGTGGTGTAATTGTACCGCCGAAAAACTACTTTATCCAGCTACGCGCGATTTGTGACCATTATCAGGTGATTTTGGTGATGGACGAGGTGCTCACAGGAAATGGTCGAACCGGTCACTGGCTGGCCTCCGAGCATTTTTCTATTGTGCCTGAGGCTTTTACCCTTGCCAAAGGGCTTGCTTCAGGCTATGCTGCCATTGGCGCAGCGATGATCAAGGAGGAATACTTGGAGACTTATTACAAATACGACGATGTTTCGAGTTCTTTTGCCTGGACACCTATGGCCTGTGCTGCGGCTTTAAAAAACCTTGAAATTCTCGAACGAGACAACTATTTGGAAAACGCCCGAATTCAAGGTGACTACCTCAAAACCAACTTCGAATTCCTGCTACGGAAAAAATTACCGGAGCAATTTGGCGAAGTACGTGGTCTTGGAGCAATGCTAGGCTGTGAATTTGTGGATAATCAGCGAAACAAAAACCCAAATCCCCGTCTTGGCATGCGTGTATTATTGGGCATGTTGAAGCGTGGTTGCATGTGGTGCGCCTCATGGGACTATAATGTGATGATTGCCCTACCTCCTCTTTGTATTACCAAAGATGAATGCGATGAAGCTCTGAATATCTTAGATGCATCTTTGTAA